The proteins below are encoded in one region of Planctopirus limnophila DSM 3776:
- a CDS encoding helix-turn-helix transcriptional regulator has translation MDQNNPILATAESVASMLSISLRTLWRMRSAGKLPAPVRVGKSTRWRVSDIQEWIAAGCPVPMAPPLQKRKG, from the coding sequence ATGGATCAGAACAACCCAATACTGGCGACAGCGGAGAGTGTCGCGAGTATGCTGAGCATCTCATTGAGAACGCTTTGGCGGATGCGGAGTGCGGGGAAACTGCCTGCACCTGTCCGCGTCGGTAAATCGACACGCTGGAGAGTTTCGGATATTCAGGAATGGATTGCGGCAGGGTGCCCAGTCCCCATGGCCCCACCACTTCAAAAACGGAAGGGATAG
- a CDS encoding class I SAM-dependent DNA methyltransferase: protein MFEQAFKNIDDVLRKESGCTTELDYTEQTSWLLFLKYLDGLEQDKADEAALEGKKYTFILDPPYRWEAWAAPKGKDGLIDHNRAQTGDDLRDFVNEKLFPYLHGFKQKAIGPNTIEYKIGEIFGEIKNKISSGYNLREIIDHIDELRFRSQTEKHELSHLYEAKIKNMGNAGRNGGEYYTPRPLIRAMIQVVKPKIGERIYDGAVGSAGFLCEAFEYLRAKRGLTTKEAKTLQEKTFYGKEKKSLAYVIAIMNMILHGIEAPNIVHTNTLTENLADIQEKDRVDVVLANPPFGGKERKEVQQNFPIRTGETAFLFLQHFIKILKAGGRGGVVIKNTFLSNTDNASVSLRKLLLESCNLYAVLDCPGGTFQGAGVKTVVLFFEKGAPTRKVWFYQLDPGRNLGKTNPLNDADLAEFIELQATCADSPKSWSVEATTIDQSTFDLSVKNPHGGEEVTHRSPEEIMDEIAALDAESAEVLQTIRGLI, encoded by the coding sequence ATGTTCGAACAAGCCTTCAAAAATATCGACGACGTCCTGCGAAAAGAGTCCGGTTGCACGACCGAACTCGATTACACCGAGCAAACCTCCTGGCTGCTCTTCCTCAAGTATCTCGACGGGCTGGAACAGGACAAAGCCGACGAAGCCGCCCTGGAGGGGAAGAAGTACACCTTCATCCTCGACCCGCCCTATCGCTGGGAGGCGTGGGCTGCTCCCAAGGGGAAAGACGGCCTGATCGATCACAACCGGGCACAGACCGGCGACGACCTGCGCGACTTCGTCAACGAGAAGCTCTTCCCTTATCTCCACGGGTTCAAGCAGAAAGCCATCGGGCCGAACACCATCGAGTACAAAATTGGTGAAATCTTCGGCGAGATCAAAAACAAAATCTCCAGCGGCTACAACCTGCGAGAAATTATCGATCACATCGATGAACTGCGGTTCCGCTCGCAGACCGAGAAGCACGAGCTGTCGCATCTCTACGAAGCCAAGATCAAGAACATGGGCAACGCCGGGAGGAACGGCGGCGAGTATTACACGCCCCGTCCCCTCATCCGGGCAATGATCCAAGTGGTGAAACCGAAGATCGGCGAACGGATCTACGATGGCGCGGTCGGCTCGGCGGGCTTCCTGTGCGAGGCGTTCGAGTATCTGAGAGCGAAGCGAGGTTTAACAACCAAAGAGGCCAAGACGCTGCAGGAGAAGACGTTCTACGGCAAAGAGAAAAAGTCGCTGGCCTACGTCATCGCGATCATGAACATGATCCTGCATGGCATCGAAGCGCCGAACATCGTCCACACCAATACGCTGACGGAGAACCTCGCGGATATCCAGGAGAAGGATCGTGTCGACGTGGTGCTGGCCAATCCACCATTTGGCGGCAAGGAACGAAAGGAGGTTCAGCAGAACTTCCCCATCCGCACAGGCGAGACCGCGTTCCTGTTCTTGCAGCACTTCATCAAGATTCTGAAAGCGGGGGGACGGGGCGGCGTGGTCATCAAGAACACGTTCCTCTCGAATACCGACAACGCCTCGGTGAGTTTGCGGAAGCTGCTGCTCGAGAGCTGCAACCTGTACGCCGTGCTCGATTGCCCCGGCGGCACGTTCCAGGGGGCGGGCGTGAAGACCGTCGTGCTCTTCTTTGAGAAGGGAGCACCAACGCGGAAAGTCTGGTTCTACCAGCTCGACCCAGGCCGCAACCTGGGCAAGACGAACCCGCTCAACGATGCCGATTTGGCTGAGTTCATCGAATTGCAGGCGACCTGCGCCGATTCGCCGAAGTCGTGGAGTGTGGAGGCCACCACGATCGACCAATCGACATTCGACCTGTCGGTGAAGAACCCCCACGGCGGCGAGGAAGTGACGCATCGCAGCCCCGAAGAGATCATGGACGAGATCGCCGCCTTGGACGCCGAGAGTGCCGAAGTCCTGCAAACCATCCGGGGGCTGATATGA
- a CDS encoding replication initiation factor domain-containing protein, producing the protein MSVTRLAPFTNGEKNHLPVPLICGVDTLDLGLYIEWSSNWSDLTQILDQAKEQAAGTQGVPIFGDHFLILPSGKPPSYRWHLQWPEFHLYLGRSAEPYRNTPNGYVSINAKTLWSMGISSAVNLMVRWIELLEGKVRSIKPSRCDLAVDLQLKDPLSLPFLLSHRVPQHVQHSHNMTGDSLETFYHGAKKSPIQLRIYDKGLEVLKGGTKLWFYELWNVEPETHVWRIEYQLRREILKQFGIDQLDHLIEKVGGLWQYLTEDWFSLRAQDDCNTSRRTVLPWWEVVQSCADQFGSLMNLERTLDTASADSTWYVNHVAGCLVGYAARERLLTLQDALASMSDQVRWYFDQHDFQSKLAVKSIQLGYPGSSGGTEIDTSTSGKESES; encoded by the coding sequence TTGTCTGTAACACGCCTAGCCCCCTTTACAAATGGGGAGAAGAATCACCTTCCTGTTCCTCTGATTTGCGGCGTTGATACACTCGACCTGGGCCTTTACATCGAGTGGAGTTCAAACTGGTCGGATCTGACTCAGATTCTCGATCAAGCCAAGGAGCAGGCCGCAGGAACTCAAGGTGTTCCGATCTTTGGCGATCATTTCCTCATCCTCCCCAGTGGTAAGCCACCCAGCTATCGCTGGCATCTCCAATGGCCGGAGTTTCATCTCTATCTGGGACGCAGTGCTGAACCTTACAGAAACACTCCCAATGGTTATGTTTCGATCAATGCGAAAACGCTCTGGTCGATGGGAATCTCCAGTGCGGTCAATCTGATGGTTCGTTGGATTGAGCTTCTGGAAGGAAAAGTGCGATCGATCAAACCGAGCCGGTGTGATCTGGCCGTTGATCTTCAACTCAAAGACCCTCTGAGTCTGCCATTTCTCCTGAGTCATCGAGTCCCGCAGCATGTGCAGCATTCTCACAATATGACTGGCGATTCACTGGAGACGTTTTATCACGGCGCCAAGAAATCACCGATTCAATTGAGAATCTATGACAAGGGCCTGGAAGTTCTCAAAGGGGGTACCAAGCTCTGGTTCTACGAGCTTTGGAATGTTGAGCCGGAAACGCATGTCTGGCGAATTGAGTATCAGCTACGCCGGGAGATTCTCAAACAGTTTGGCATTGATCAACTGGATCATCTGATTGAGAAAGTCGGGGGATTATGGCAGTACCTCACCGAAGACTGGTTCTCTCTGCGGGCACAAGATGACTGCAACACGAGCCGCCGCACAGTGCTTCCCTGGTGGGAGGTCGTGCAATCATGTGCCGATCAATTCGGGTCATTGATGAATCTGGAGCGAACGCTTGATACCGCTTCTGCTGACAGCACCTGGTATGTGAACCACGTCGCTGGCTGCCTGGTGGGATATGCCGCAAGAGAACGGTTACTCACGCTACAAGACGCACTGGCCTCCATGTCTGATCAAGTGCGTTGGTATTTCGATCAACACGACTTTCAAAGCAAGCTCGCTGTGAAATCGATTCAACTGGGTTACCCGGGGAGTTCCGGGGGCACAGAAATCGATACCTCTACTTCCGGAAAGGAATCCGAATCATGA
- a CDS encoding restriction endonuclease subunit S: MKAGWIYKTLDDVCEFNNGLWKGEKPPFVTVGVIRNTNFTKEGTLDDSDIAYIEVEAKKFEKRRLVFGDLILEKSGGGPKQPVGRVALFDKRAGDFSFSNFTAAIRVKDPKTLDFRFLHKFLFWTHLSGVTETMQSHSTGIRNLNGDVYKCIEVPLPPLTEQRRIVGILDEAFEGLATAKANAEKNLQNARALFESHLQAVFTQRGDGWVEKTVKDVASPIKGSIRTGPFGSQLLHSEFVDEGIAVLGIDNAVANEFRWGKSRFITKDKFGQLERYRVYPGDVLITIMGTCGRCAVVPDDIPTAINTKHICCITLDWKKCLPSYLHLYFLHAQQSQAFLAKHAKGAIMAGLNMGLIQELPVLLPPTQVQSAIVEAANDLREETQRLESLYQRKLAALDELKKSLLHRAFSGEL, translated from the coding sequence ATGAAGGCTGGATGGATATACAAGACGCTAGACGACGTTTGCGAATTCAATAATGGACTTTGGAAGGGAGAGAAGCCACCCTTCGTCACAGTTGGCGTAATAAGGAACACCAACTTCACGAAAGAAGGCACGTTAGATGATTCCGACATTGCCTATATTGAGGTTGAGGCAAAGAAATTCGAGAAACGTCGCTTGGTCTTTGGCGACCTAATCTTGGAGAAGTCGGGGGGGGGGCCGAAGCAACCAGTAGGACGTGTTGCGCTCTTCGACAAAAGGGCGGGGGATTTTTCCTTCAGCAACTTCACAGCTGCGATACGCGTGAAAGATCCGAAAACGTTGGACTTCCGCTTTCTGCACAAGTTTCTTTTCTGGACGCACTTGTCTGGTGTCACAGAAACGATGCAGAGCCATTCGACAGGTATTCGAAATCTCAATGGCGACGTTTACAAATGCATTGAGGTACCGCTTCCCCCGCTGACCGAGCAGCGGCGGATTGTGGGGATTCTTGACGAAGCGTTTGAGGGCCTCGCCACCGCCAAAGCGAACGCCGAAAAGAACCTCCAAAACGCCCGCGCCCTCTTCGAAAGCCACCTCCAGGCCGTCTTCACCCAACGCGGCGACGGGTGGGTGGAGAAAACTGTGAAGGACGTTGCCTCGCCAATCAAAGGCTCAATTCGCACTGGACCTTTCGGTAGTCAATTACTGCACAGCGAGTTCGTTGATGAAGGTATTGCTGTTCTCGGCATCGACAACGCCGTCGCCAATGAATTCCGCTGGGGAAAAAGCCGGTTCATCACGAAAGACAAGTTCGGCCAGCTTGAGCGCTACCGAGTGTATCCCGGAGATGTGCTGATAACGATCATGGGAACATGTGGCCGCTGCGCGGTTGTTCCGGACGACATTCCGACCGCGATCAATACAAAGCATATCTGCTGCATCACGCTTGACTGGAAAAAGTGCTTGCCGAGCTACCTCCACCTCTACTTCCTACACGCACAACAGTCGCAAGCATTCTTAGCGAAACATGCCAAGGGCGCAATCATGGCTGGACTGAACATGGGCCTAATTCAAGAGCTTCCGGTATTGCTCCCACCGACTCAGGTTCAGTCAGCAATCGTCGAAGCAGCCAACGATCTCCGCGAAGAAACCCAACGCCTCGAATCCCTCTACCAGCGCAAGCTCGCCGCGCTCGATGAATTGAAAAAGTCACTGCTGCACCGCGCCTTCAGCGGGGAACTGTAG
- a CDS encoding arylsulfatase: MPIDQNVIKCRVCFRQLAIFSMIATVIGAGLTIARIVEADESKTRPNIILMMTDDQGYGDLSLHGNPVVKTPHLDQLGRQSVRFEQFHVSPTCAPTRASIMTSRHEFSSGVTHTILERERLSLKATILPQFLKRAGYTTGIFGKWHLGDEDAYQPGKRGFDEVFIHGGGGIGQSYPGSCGDAPLNKYFNPVIRHNGKFVATNGYCTKVFVDQAITWISSQPDNQPFFCYITPNAPHAPLDCPKEYYEPYLEHVPEDVARFYGMITHWDDQLGRLLKALEDRDISKDTIVIFMTDNGSATGAKHFSAGMRANKGTPYEGGIRVPAFWSWAGHWQPQVRQEVTCHYDILPTLTELANVPVADDEKQSWQGRSLVPLLAGRSPNWPPRPFITHVGRWPKEHDPKREPSTYQYAKCAIRLGDWKLISNVKQGEPQWELYQLAEDPAEKINLAKKYPDRVEELKKIYDAWWLSVVPKMENESIEGPAVNPFHKAYWEQYQGPGPNHANPPDGSPRPAQKRKSSS, from the coding sequence ATGCCGATTGATCAAAACGTGATTAAATGTCGAGTGTGTTTCAGGCAACTGGCGATCTTCTCCATGATCGCTACGGTCATAGGCGCAGGGTTGACAATTGCCAGAATCGTCGAGGCGGATGAATCGAAAACTCGTCCGAACATCATCCTGATGATGACTGACGATCAGGGCTATGGCGATCTTTCGCTACATGGAAATCCTGTTGTCAAAACACCTCATCTTGATCAATTGGGCCGGCAGAGTGTGCGATTCGAGCAATTCCATGTCAGCCCGACTTGCGCACCAACGCGTGCCTCCATCATGACCAGCCGTCATGAGTTCAGCAGCGGCGTCACACATACGATTCTGGAGCGAGAGCGACTTTCACTCAAAGCGACAATTCTTCCGCAGTTTCTCAAGCGGGCCGGTTATACGACAGGAATATTTGGTAAGTGGCATTTGGGTGATGAAGATGCTTATCAGCCTGGAAAACGTGGTTTCGATGAAGTGTTTATCCATGGCGGAGGCGGGATTGGTCAGTCATATCCCGGGAGTTGTGGTGATGCTCCTCTCAATAAGTACTTTAATCCAGTGATTCGTCACAATGGAAAGTTTGTGGCGACCAATGGCTATTGTACAAAGGTCTTTGTCGATCAGGCAATTACCTGGATTTCATCCCAACCCGACAATCAGCCTTTCTTCTGCTATATCACCCCGAATGCGCCGCATGCGCCACTCGATTGCCCTAAAGAATATTATGAGCCATATCTTGAGCATGTTCCCGAAGATGTCGCCAGGTTCTATGGCATGATTACTCACTGGGATGATCAATTAGGCCGCCTTCTAAAGGCTTTGGAGGATCGTGATATATCGAAAGATACGATTGTGATTTTTATGACCGACAACGGATCTGCCACCGGGGCCAAACATTTTTCGGCAGGGATGCGGGCGAATAAAGGGACACCTTATGAAGGGGGAATCCGCGTGCCCGCCTTCTGGTCATGGGCGGGACATTGGCAGCCGCAGGTTCGTCAGGAGGTGACTTGCCATTATGATATTCTTCCCACCCTCACTGAGTTGGCGAATGTTCCTGTAGCCGACGACGAAAAACAGTCGTGGCAGGGACGATCACTGGTGCCGCTATTGGCAGGACGCTCGCCGAATTGGCCTCCAAGGCCATTCATCACTCACGTAGGTCGCTGGCCCAAAGAGCATGACCCCAAGCGTGAACCATCGACGTATCAATACGCCAAATGTGCGATCCGGCTGGGAGATTGGAAGCTGATTTCCAATGTGAAACAGGGTGAGCCCCAATGGGAGCTCTATCAGCTTGCGGAAGACCCTGCGGAGAAGATCAACCTGGCAAAAAAGTATCCCGATCGTGTGGAAGAACTCAAGAAGATCTACGACGCGTGGTGGCTTTCAGTTGTGCCAAAGATGGAGAATGAGAGCATCGAAGGACCAGCGGTCAATCCCTTTCACAAAGCCTACTGGGAGCAATATCAAGGCCCCGGCCCCAACCACGCCAATCCGCCAGATGGTTCCCCACGTCCAGCCCAGAAGAGAAAAAGTTCTTCTTGA
- the hsdR gene encoding EcoAI/FtnUII family type I restriction enzme subunit R: MNEAETRAEHIDPALAAAGWGVVAGSRIRREYPIAPGRLEGFGRRGKSLTADYVLEYRNTKLAIVEAKAWDEELTEGVGQAKNYAEKLEVRFTYSTNGQGIYGIDMREGTEEEVPRYPTPDELWNLTFAEQNAWRDRFAAIPFEDRGGYFQGRYYQDIAIERVLEAIAAGKPRILLTLATGTGKTFIAFQLAWKLFQSRWNLSREPSRRPRILFLADRNILANQAFNAFSAFPEDAMVRIEPGEIKKKGKVPKNGSLFFTIFQTFMSGPPKNGEPSPYFGEYPADFFDFIVIDECHRGGANDESTWRGILDYFAPAVQLGLTATPKRKDNVDTYAYFGEPVYVYSLKDGINDGFLTPFKVKQISTTLDNYIYTADDELIEGEIEEGKRYEEKDFNTIIEIREREAYRVKLFMELIDQRQKTLVFCATQIHALVVRDLINQIKTSKEPNYCVRVTADDGSLGEQYLRDFQDNEKSIPTILTTSQKLSTGVDARNVRNIVLMRPIKSIIEFKQIVGRGTRLYDGKDYFTIYDFVEAHHHFADPEWDGEPVDDEPCEKCGQNPCECIKPPSQPCEECGESPCVCVPNPCSNCGKQPCECPREPCSQCGKMRCKCQRKRITRVKLADGKERTIQHMMATSFWHPDGTPMSAQQFMQSLYGKFPDFFSDETELRTLWSSPDTRAKLLEGLAEKGFGSDQMAEMQRIIDAEKSDLFDVLAHVAFALTPLTREERAARAKLEISTHFDDKRQAFLAFVLAQYVKEGVGELDSDKLGPLLKLKYNNAIADAVIDLGRPEEIGKVFNGFQKFLYQSQTVV, translated from the coding sequence ATGAACGAGGCGGAAACCAGAGCCGAACACATCGACCCAGCGCTCGCCGCCGCTGGCTGGGGAGTCGTTGCAGGGAGCCGTATTCGGCGGGAGTACCCCATCGCTCCAGGACGGCTTGAAGGGTTTGGCCGGCGCGGGAAATCACTTACTGCCGATTACGTGTTGGAATACCGCAATACAAAACTCGCTATCGTCGAGGCCAAGGCCTGGGATGAAGAACTGACCGAAGGGGTCGGCCAGGCAAAGAACTATGCCGAAAAACTCGAAGTTCGCTTCACTTACTCGACCAATGGACAAGGGATCTACGGCATCGACATGCGGGAGGGAACCGAAGAGGAAGTCCCCCGATATCCGACACCCGATGAACTGTGGAATCTTACTTTCGCCGAACAGAACGCCTGGCGCGACCGATTCGCCGCGATTCCGTTTGAAGACCGGGGCGGCTACTTCCAGGGCCGCTACTATCAGGACATCGCCATCGAGCGGGTACTGGAAGCCATCGCCGCCGGGAAGCCGCGAATTCTGCTCACACTGGCGACCGGTACGGGCAAGACGTTCATCGCGTTTCAACTCGCCTGGAAGCTGTTCCAGAGCCGCTGGAATCTGAGCCGCGAACCGTCACGCCGTCCACGCATTCTGTTCCTCGCCGATCGAAACATTCTTGCCAACCAGGCCTTCAATGCCTTTTCCGCTTTCCCGGAAGATGCAATGGTGCGGATCGAACCAGGCGAAATCAAAAAGAAAGGCAAAGTCCCCAAGAACGGCAGCCTGTTCTTCACGATCTTCCAGACGTTCATGAGTGGACCACCCAAAAACGGTGAGCCGTCCCCCTACTTCGGCGAATATCCGGCGGACTTTTTCGACTTCATTGTCATCGACGAATGCCATCGGGGCGGCGCAAACGACGAAAGCACCTGGCGCGGCATCCTCGACTATTTCGCTCCTGCCGTGCAGCTCGGCCTGACCGCGACGCCCAAGCGGAAAGACAACGTCGACACCTATGCATACTTCGGCGAACCCGTCTACGTCTATTCGCTGAAAGATGGCATCAACGACGGCTTCCTGACGCCGTTCAAGGTGAAGCAGATTTCCACCACGCTGGATAACTACATCTACACTGCTGACGACGAACTGATCGAAGGAGAGATTGAGGAGGGCAAGCGGTACGAGGAGAAAGACTTCAACACGATCATCGAGATCCGCGAACGGGAAGCGTATCGTGTGAAGTTGTTTATGGAGTTAATCGACCAGCGGCAGAAGACTCTTGTCTTCTGTGCCACTCAGATTCATGCGCTGGTAGTTCGCGACCTGATCAATCAGATCAAGACGAGCAAAGAACCGAACTACTGTGTTCGTGTGACCGCAGATGATGGCAGCCTGGGGGAACAGTATCTGCGGGACTTTCAGGACAACGAAAAAAGTATTCCGACGATTCTGACGACATCGCAAAAGCTCTCGACTGGCGTCGATGCGCGAAACGTGCGAAATATTGTGCTGATGCGGCCAATCAAGTCCATCATCGAATTCAAGCAGATCGTCGGCCGCGGGACTCGCCTCTACGACGGTAAGGATTACTTTACGATCTACGATTTCGTCGAGGCTCATCACCATTTTGCCGACCCCGAATGGGACGGCGAACCAGTCGATGATGAACCATGCGAGAAGTGTGGACAGAATCCTTGTGAATGCATAAAGCCCCCCTCTCAGCCGTGCGAAGAATGCGGGGAAAGCCCATGCGTTTGTGTTCCAAACCCGTGCTCGAATTGCGGCAAACAGCCGTGCGAATGCCCCCGGGAGCCATGTTCCCAATGCGGGAAAATGCGGTGCAAGTGCCAGCGCAAACGCATCACAAGGGTCAAACTGGCCGACGGCAAGGAACGAACGATCCAGCACATGATGGCAACGAGCTTTTGGCATCCGGATGGAACACCCATGTCGGCTCAGCAATTCATGCAAAGCCTATACGGCAAATTCCCCGACTTCTTCAGCGACGAGACCGAACTACGAACGCTGTGGAGTTCGCCGGACACACGGGCCAAACTGCTGGAAGGGCTGGCAGAAAAAGGATTCGGCTCCGACCAGATGGCTGAGATGCAACGGATCATCGACGCCGAAAAGAGCGACCTGTTTGACGTGTTGGCCCACGTTGCCTTTGCCCTGACACCGCTGACCCGCGAAGAACGCGCCGCCCGTGCAAAGCTGGAAATTAGTACTCACTTCGATGACAAGCGGCAGGCATTTCTTGCATTTGTGCTGGCGCAATACGTGAAGGAAGGCGTGGGCGAACTGGACTCGGACAAACTCGGCCCACTGCTGAAACTCAAATACAACAATGCCATCGCGGATGCGGTCATCGACCTGGGACGCCCCGAAGAGATTGGCAAAGTGTTCAATGGATTCCAGAAATTCCTTTACCAGTCGCAAACCGTTGTTTGA
- a CDS encoding virulence RhuM family protein, giving the protein MADETPPSEMILYQTEDGRTRIQCRFENETIWLTQALIAELFQVTPQNVTLHLKAIYREGELDEGATCKDCLQVRSEGGREVTRKLRHYSLPVILAVGYRVRSHRGTQFRQWATARLSEYLVKGFAMDDERLKNPPGKGQKDYFDELLERIRDIRSSERRFYQKVLDIYATSVDYSPKTETSQEFFATVQNKMHWAAHGHTAAEVIHRRADANQPLMGMKSTRPGGVIRKDDVSIAKNYLNEDELQALNRIVNAYLEFAELQALNRKPMTMVDWIVKLDDFLKLSGRELLQHAGKISAEDARNKAEAEYARYRQFLDSQPRRVDDDLEQAAKEIQKLPKPKRPRKPKDGSEG; this is encoded by the coding sequence ATGGCCGACGAAACACCTCCCTCCGAGATGATTCTGTACCAGACCGAAGATGGCAGGACTCGCATCCAGTGCCGCTTCGAGAACGAAACCATTTGGCTGACGCAGGCCCTGATCGCTGAATTGTTCCAGGTCACTCCGCAAAACGTGACACTCCATCTGAAGGCGATCTACCGGGAAGGGGAACTCGACGAGGGGGCAACTTGTAAGGATTGCTTACAAGTTCGATCCGAAGGAGGCCGCGAAGTCACTCGCAAACTTCGCCATTACAGCCTGCCTGTCATTCTGGCCGTTGGTTATCGCGTTCGCAGTCATCGCGGCACCCAGTTTCGCCAGTGGGCGACGGCCCGCTTGAGCGAATACCTGGTCAAAGGGTTCGCGATGGACGACGAGCGGCTCAAGAATCCGCCCGGCAAAGGTCAAAAAGACTACTTCGACGAGCTGCTGGAACGCATTCGAGACATCCGCTCCAGCGAACGGCGGTTCTATCAGAAAGTCCTCGACATTTATGCGACCAGTGTCGATTACTCGCCGAAAACGGAGACCTCGCAGGAGTTCTTCGCCACAGTGCAAAACAAAATGCACTGGGCGGCACACGGTCACACTGCCGCCGAAGTGATCCATCGCCGAGCCGACGCCAACCAGCCACTGATGGGAATGAAATCAACCCGTCCGGGCGGTGTGATCCGCAAAGATGATGTCTCAATCGCCAAGAACTACCTCAACGAGGACGAACTGCAGGCTTTGAATCGCATCGTCAATGCCTATCTCGAATTTGCCGAGCTGCAGGCGCTCAACCGAAAACCGATGACAATGGTCGACTGGATCGTCAAACTGGATGATTTCCTGAAGTTGTCGGGACGTGAATTGCTGCAACACGCTGGAAAAATTTCCGCTGAAGACGCCCGCAACAAGGCAGAAGCCGAGTACGCGCGCTATCGACAGTTTTTAGACTCCCAGCCGCGCCGAGTGGACGACGACCTGGAGCAAGCCGCAAAAGAGATTCAGAAACTTCCGAAGCCGAAAAGGCCAAGAAAACCCAAAGACGGCAGTGAAGGTTGA
- a CDS encoding ATP-binding protein, which translates to MITTPEQIDAWRAARSEHQNLEFKEAKNQFDNRKLFRYCVALANEGGGHLLLGIEDVPPRKVVGTAAFNDPVEMAAKIFQTLNFRVEIEEVAHPDGRVLVFHIPSRPLGTAYQYEGAYLMRAGEELVAMSEDRLRQIFSEGQPNWLSQPAKTDASDDEVIALLDTQAYFDLMKLPYPTQRTGVLERLASEGLIKGDSNGWEISNLAAILLAKRLDGFSHALARKAPRVVIYDGVNKLKTKDDKPGMRGYAVGFEALVDFVHSAAPQNRFIEEAVRKEVKMFPKQALRELIANALVHQDFLMTGASVMIEMYDDRVEISNPGLPPIQVERFIDEYRSRNERLADLMRRLGICEEKGSGIDKVISASEVFQLPAPDFRAGELRTTAVLFAHQDFPVMTKADRIRACYQHCCLQYVSGQRMSNQSLRQRFGVDDSKVATVSLVITATKDEGLIKADDSESSSTRYARYLPFWA; encoded by the coding sequence ATGATCACCACTCCCGAACAAATCGACGCCTGGCGTGCGGCACGCTCGGAACATCAAAACCTCGAATTCAAAGAGGCCAAGAACCAATTCGATAACCGCAAGCTCTTCCGCTATTGCGTCGCTTTGGCCAACGAAGGGGGCGGGCACTTGCTGCTGGGAATCGAAGACGTTCCACCTCGCAAAGTGGTGGGAACGGCTGCATTCAACGATCCGGTGGAGATGGCCGCGAAGATATTTCAAACTTTGAACTTTCGAGTCGAAATCGAGGAAGTTGCTCATCCCGATGGCCGTGTTCTCGTGTTTCATATCCCCAGCCGGCCCTTGGGAACCGCCTATCAATACGAAGGTGCTTACCTGATGCGGGCGGGCGAAGAGCTTGTCGCGATGAGCGAAGATCGCTTGCGGCAAATCTTTTCCGAAGGTCAACCTAATTGGCTTTCACAACCCGCAAAGACCGATGCCAGTGACGATGAGGTCATTGCGTTGCTCGACACGCAGGCTTACTTCGACCTGATGAAGTTGCCCTATCCTACCCAACGAACGGGCGTTCTGGAAAGATTGGCGAGCGAAGGATTGATCAAAGGCGACTCGAATGGGTGGGAGATTTCGAACCTCGCTGCCATTCTTCTGGCGAAAAGACTCGATGGGTTCTCGCACGCACTGGCAAGGAAAGCGCCCCGTGTGGTGATCTACGACGGTGTGAACAAACTCAAGACAAAAGATGACAAACCCGGAATGCGGGGCTACGCCGTAGGATTCGAGGCGTTAGTGGACTTTGTGCATTCGGCCGCACCGCAGAATCGGTTCATCGAAGAAGCCGTGCGAAAAGAAGTCAAAATGTTCCCGAAGCAAGCCCTTCGCGAACTTATTGCGAATGCACTTGTTCATCAAGACTTTCTGATGACCGGAGCATCCGTGATGATCGAGATGTACGACGATCGAGTGGAAATCTCGAATCCCGGACTTCCACCGATCCAGGTCGAGCGATTCATTGATGAGTATCGCTCCCGAAACGAACGCCTGGCCGATCTGATGCGTCGGCTGGGAATCTGCGAGGAGAAAGGCAGTGGCATCGACAAGGTGATCAGTGCGTCGGAAGTGTTTCAACTTCCCGCCCCAGATTTTCGCGCCGGAGAGTTGCGAACCACGGCTGTCCTGTTCGCCCATCAAGATTTTCCGGTCATGACAAAGGCGGATCGCATCCGAGCGTGCTATCAGCACTGTTGCTTGCAGTACGTGAGCGGGCAGCGGATGTCAAATCAGTCGCTCCGGCAGCGGTTCGGAGTGGACGATTCAAAAGTTGCAACCGTGTCGTTGGTGATCACCGCGACGAAAGACGAAGGTCTGATCAAAGCGGATGATTCTGAAAGCAGTTCGACTCGTTACGCTCGGTATCTGCCGTTCTGGGCGTAA